Proteins encoded together in one Halorubellus sp. JP-L1 window:
- a CDS encoding type II CAAX prenyl endopeptidase Rce1 family protein — translation MSTSVRGSVERVVDAWRSLSWTAKSLLWGFVLTLLWMRYSPPGLDERVVVDGLIFFVGPMALAATYGRDLGYRVDRRAVRNAALLALFVLPFYLVGSSLPSIRAFYPMWGTAAELRDPIAFAAHAVKQFALVLAVETYYRGLLCVGVGERFGIKAAFISPVVYAIHHATKPPIEILLSGPTDVLFGAVDYKSDSLLPSVVAHGVGLVFLDWLVIHDPIIPIDTVLGWLRWLPLPI, via the coding sequence ATGAGCACGAGCGTTCGCGGGTCCGTGGAGCGCGTCGTCGACGCGTGGCGGTCGCTTTCGTGGACCGCGAAGTCGCTCCTGTGGGGGTTCGTGCTGACGCTCCTCTGGATGCGGTACTCGCCGCCGGGGCTGGACGAGCGCGTCGTCGTCGACGGCCTCATCTTCTTCGTCGGCCCGATGGCGCTCGCCGCGACGTACGGCCGCGACCTCGGGTATCGCGTCGATCGGCGAGCGGTCAGGAACGCCGCGCTGTTGGCGCTGTTCGTCCTCCCGTTCTATCTCGTCGGGTCGTCGCTCCCCTCGATCCGCGCGTTCTACCCGATGTGGGGGACGGCCGCGGAGCTACGCGACCCCATCGCGTTCGCGGCCCACGCCGTCAAGCAGTTCGCGCTCGTCCTCGCCGTCGAGACGTACTACCGCGGCTTGCTGTGCGTCGGCGTCGGCGAACGCTTCGGCATCAAGGCGGCGTTCATCAGCCCCGTAGTGTACGCGATCCATCACGCGACGAAGCCGCCGATCGAGATCCTGCTCTCCGGGCCGACGGACGTCCTCTTCGGCGCGGTCGACTACAAGTCCGACTCGCTCCTGCCGAGCGTCGTCGCGCACGGCGTCGGTCTCGTCTTCCTCGACTGGCTCGTCATCCACGACCCCATCATCCCGATAGACACCGTCCTCGGGTGGCTCCGCTGGCTCCCGCTCCCGATCTGA
- the polX gene encoding DNA polymerase/3'-5' exonuclease PolX, producing MALKQDVADELEAYANLLDADGVEYKPNVYRRAVESVREYPGALEALADEGEDALMELDDVGEAIASKIVEFHETGAIEELEEMRERYPVDMRALLRVEGVGPKTVGTLYEELGVTDLDELEAAAEADRIQEVKGFGAKTEGNILENVPFAREAGQRELLGDARPVAERVRAWVSDLDAVDEAEAAGSVRRWRATIGDVDVLAASERGQAVVDAFADWEAADSVIEAGEQKASVWMDGMRVDLRVVVPNEFGSALQYFTGSKDHNVKLRNYAIEHGVKLNEYGAFDVSDVVDAEDGQRVGERIGGETEASMYDALDLPLVPPELREGRGEVEAAVDDDLPTLLTEADVRGDLHTHTDASDGAFSVREMVEGAKSFGHEFVAVTDHAVGPGVVGGMGVPDDDLLDLAAEVEAVTDDVDGITALSGVEANVDADGGISVADDVLAELDVVVASPHSKLDMPGDEATDRLCAAMTHPSVDVLGHPTGRLLNQREGLDVDANRLAEVAASEGVALEVNANPSRLDLSGSSVQAAVEAGATVSINTDAHRPASYANVTYGVHTARRGWAEPDDVLNTYDEDALREFLH from the coding sequence ATGGCACTCAAGCAAGACGTCGCCGACGAACTGGAAGCGTACGCGAACCTCCTCGACGCCGACGGCGTCGAGTACAAGCCGAACGTCTACCGGCGCGCGGTCGAGAGCGTCCGCGAGTACCCGGGCGCGCTCGAGGCGCTCGCCGACGAGGGCGAGGACGCCCTGATGGAACTGGACGACGTGGGCGAGGCGATCGCGTCGAAGATCGTGGAGTTCCACGAGACGGGCGCGATCGAGGAACTCGAGGAGATGCGCGAGCGCTACCCGGTGGACATGCGGGCGCTCTTGCGCGTCGAGGGCGTCGGCCCGAAGACGGTCGGGACGCTGTACGAGGAACTGGGCGTGACGGACCTCGACGAACTGGAGGCGGCGGCCGAGGCGGACCGCATCCAGGAGGTGAAGGGGTTCGGCGCGAAGACCGAGGGGAACATCCTCGAGAACGTCCCGTTCGCGCGCGAGGCCGGCCAGCGAGAGCTCCTCGGTGACGCCCGGCCGGTCGCGGAGCGCGTCCGGGCGTGGGTGAGCGACCTCGACGCCGTCGACGAGGCGGAGGCGGCGGGGTCGGTGCGGCGGTGGCGGGCGACCATCGGCGACGTGGACGTGCTCGCGGCGAGCGAGCGCGGGCAAGCGGTCGTCGACGCGTTCGCGGACTGGGAGGCGGCGGACTCGGTGATCGAGGCTGGGGAACAGAAGGCGTCGGTCTGGATGGACGGGATGCGCGTGGACCTGCGCGTCGTCGTCCCGAACGAGTTCGGGAGCGCGCTCCAGTACTTCACGGGGAGCAAGGACCACAACGTGAAGCTCCGGAACTACGCCATCGAGCACGGCGTGAAGCTCAACGAGTACGGCGCGTTCGACGTCAGCGACGTCGTGGACGCCGAGGACGGCCAGCGCGTCGGCGAACGCATCGGCGGGGAGACGGAGGCGTCGATGTACGACGCGCTCGACCTCCCGCTGGTGCCGCCGGAGTTGCGGGAGGGCCGCGGCGAAGTCGAGGCCGCGGTCGACGACGACCTCCCGACCCTCCTGACGGAGGCGGACGTCCGCGGGGACCTCCACACGCACACGGACGCGAGCGACGGCGCGTTCTCGGTCCGCGAGATGGTCGAGGGCGCGAAGTCGTTCGGTCACGAGTTCGTCGCCGTCACGGACCACGCGGTCGGTCCGGGCGTCGTCGGCGGGATGGGCGTCCCCGACGACGACCTCCTCGACCTCGCCGCCGAGGTGGAGGCGGTGACCGACGACGTCGACGGCATCACGGCGCTCTCGGGCGTGGAGGCGAACGTCGACGCCGACGGCGGCATCTCGGTCGCCGACGACGTGCTCGCCGAGCTCGACGTCGTGGTCGCGTCACCGCACTCGAAGCTCGACATGCCTGGCGACGAGGCGACCGACCGGCTCTGTGCGGCGATGACGCACCCCAGCGTCGACGTCCTCGGACACCCGACGGGACGCCTCTTGAACCAGCGCGAGGGCCTGGACGTGGATGCGAACCGGCTCGCGGAGGTCGCGGCGAGCGAGGGCGTGGCGCTGGAGGTGAACGCGAACCCGAGCCGGCTCGACCTCTCCGGGAGCAGCGTCCAGGCCGCGGTCGAGGCCGGCGCGACGGTCTCGATCAACACCGACGCGCACCGACCTGCGTCGTACGCGAACGTCACGTACGGCGTCCACACCGCCCGCCGCGGCTGGGCGGAACCCGACGACGTCCTGAATACGTACGACGAGGACGCGCTCCGCGAGTTCCTGCATTGA
- a CDS encoding rhomboid family intramembrane serine protease: MAKCDECGKHENMPYECSHCGSTYCGEHRLPEKHDCPGLTEWNDPKGVFDSGFDDSVQAESDGWSLPSFTLFGPGGALSYFRGNMTYVFLALMFITWMMQWMVFNFVGQGVYLDVFILSSDHPEYVWTWVTSIFAHSPPPSLGHIAGNAIVIFFFGRLVEDIVGSRDFTLLFLGTGMLAGLGQIGLAMVMAPGEFAGVLGASGAALAILGVLTVLAPDLKVYIWFVLPVPIWAITIFYALISTLAIIGGGIGAGGTAQGAHLIGLLLGLAYGKHIEGRVRRPQSIGMGGGPGGPGGPGGPGGPGGRRRF, encoded by the coding sequence ATGGCGAAATGCGACGAGTGCGGCAAGCACGAGAACATGCCGTACGAGTGTTCTCACTGCGGGAGCACGTACTGCGGCGAACACCGCTTGCCGGAGAAGCACGACTGTCCGGGGTTGACGGAGTGGAACGACCCCAAGGGCGTGTTCGATAGCGGGTTCGACGACTCGGTGCAGGCCGAGAGCGACGGTTGGTCGCTGCCTTCGTTCACGCTCTTCGGGCCCGGTGGCGCGCTCTCGTACTTCCGCGGGAACATGACGTACGTGTTCCTGGCACTGATGTTCATCACGTGGATGATGCAGTGGATGGTGTTCAACTTCGTCGGGCAAGGGGTGTACCTCGACGTGTTCATCCTGTCCTCGGACCACCCCGAGTACGTGTGGACGTGGGTGACGTCGATCTTCGCGCACTCCCCGCCGCCGAGCCTCGGGCACATCGCGGGGAACGCCATCGTGATATTCTTCTTCGGCCGACTGGTCGAGGACATCGTCGGCTCCAGGGACTTCACGCTCCTGTTCCTCGGAACGGGGATGCTCGCGGGACTCGGCCAGATCGGGCTGGCGATGGTGATGGCGCCGGGCGAGTTCGCGGGCGTCCTCGGTGCGAGCGGCGCGGCACTCGCGATACTCGGCGTGCTGACGGTTCTCGCGCCGGACTTGAAGGTATACATCTGGTTCGTGCTCCCCGTCCCGATCTGGGCGATCACGATCTTCTACGCGCTCATCTCGACGCTCGCCATCATCGGTGGCGGCATCGGTGCCGGTGGCACGGCCCAGGGCGCGCACCTCATCGGGCTCCTGCTCGGGCTCGCGTACGGCAAGCACATCGAGGGGCGGGTTCGGCGCCCCCAGAGCATCGGCATGGGCGGCGGCCCCGGTGGTCCCGGCGGCCCGGGCGGTCCGGGCGGCCCCGGTGGTCGTCGTCGGTTCTGA
- a CDS encoding DUF5788 family protein: MKGYERKQLLERIERESATVGADIPETIDVQGEELDLQSFVFETKRVDAVPAEDRERVQEAKKNLRRERLQRKQRLEDDPDLSFEEGEAVVGAIIGLDRALNALESIGPTDIEREVEAKQAADRKRWMNFLQQALGHDEDGPRTGP, translated from the coding sequence GTGAAGGGGTACGAGCGCAAGCAACTCCTGGAGCGGATCGAGCGCGAGAGCGCGACGGTCGGCGCGGACATTCCCGAGACGATCGACGTGCAGGGCGAGGAACTGGACCTCCAGTCGTTCGTGTTCGAGACCAAGCGCGTGGACGCGGTGCCCGCCGAGGACCGCGAGCGCGTCCAGGAGGCGAAGAAGAACCTCCGCCGGGAGCGCCTCCAGCGCAAGCAGCGCCTCGAGGACGACCCCGACCTCTCCTTCGAGGAGGGGGAGGCCGTCGTCGGTGCGATCATCGGCCTGGACCGCGCGCTGAACGCGCTGGAGAGCATCGGCCCGACGGACATAGAGCGGGAGGTCGAGGCGAAGCAGGCGGCCGACCGGAAGCGCTGGATGAACTTCCTCCAGCAGGCGCTCGGGCACGACGAGGACGGGCCGCGAACCGGCCCGTGA
- a CDS encoding endonuclease V: protein MDVVRPEFLPDADASREEMEAQQRAVAEAATFVDDFAFDAARVGRPEGPLVAGVDQAFLDDRAVSAVVCVRGDVVVERTFAVTPLEIPYIPGLLSYREGGPIVDALSQLESEPELLFFDGSGRIHFREAGIATHMGVVFDVPAIGVAKNLLCGTPDGDVDGLADGERVPVLANADVTAPDGEVIGYAVQSRQYASGAQSINPLWVSPGHRVSASTAADAVLASTAGYKLPEPTRLADAYADEAKATVE from the coding sequence ATGGACGTCGTTCGCCCCGAGTTCCTGCCGGACGCGGACGCGTCCCGCGAGGAGATGGAAGCCCAGCAGCGCGCCGTCGCGGAAGCGGCGACGTTCGTCGACGACTTCGCGTTCGACGCGGCGCGCGTCGGGCGGCCAGAGGGGCCGTTGGTCGCGGGCGTCGATCAGGCGTTCCTCGACGACCGGGCGGTGTCCGCGGTCGTCTGCGTCCGCGGCGACGTCGTCGTCGAGCGCACGTTCGCGGTGACGCCACTCGAGATTCCCTACATCCCCGGGCTCCTCTCGTACCGCGAGGGCGGCCCGATCGTGGACGCGCTCTCCCAGCTGGAGTCGGAGCCGGAGCTCCTCTTCTTCGACGGGAGCGGCCGCATCCACTTCCGGGAGGCCGGCATCGCGACGCACATGGGCGTCGTGTTCGACGTGCCGGCGATCGGGGTGGCGAAGAACTTGCTCTGTGGGACGCCCGACGGCGACGTCGACGGGCTCGCGGACGGCGAGCGCGTGCCGGTGCTGGCGAACGCGGACGTGACCGCGCCCGACGGCGAGGTGATCGGGTACGCGGTCCAGTCCCGCCAGTACGCGTCGGGCGCGCAATCGATCAATCCGCTCTGGGTGAGCCCCGGACATCGCGTGAGTGCGTCGACCGCGGCGGACGCGGTGCTCGCGTCGACGGCGGGGTACAAGCTCCCGGAGCCGACGCGGCTCGCTGACGCGTACGCCGACGAGGCGAAAGCGACCGTCGAGTGA
- a CDS encoding SDR family oxidoreductase — protein sequence MTDADESPATADDAAGVETRHKDVCIVTGSSSGIGQATAARFLAEDWVVYATARDEADVADLADAGCRTAELDVTDGEQVEAVVDRVIDEQGQVDCVVNNAGFAQFGPLEDVTTESVERQFDVNAFGPHRLARAVLPHMREACDGTIVNVSSVVGELSLPGSGAYAGSKAAVESMSDALRAEVEEFGVDVVVVAPGPVDSEFYDRADDELASTAQRSGAYEDIYELYDDAASMGGFGPASIGPTVVADAIVNAASATDPAPRYPVGPVAKYAGLAQFVPKRVRDRLFSLARRLFA from the coding sequence ATGACCGACGCGGACGAGTCGCCGGCGACCGCCGACGACGCGGCTGGCGTGGAGACGCGGCACAAGGACGTCTGCATCGTGACCGGGTCGTCCTCGGGGATCGGGCAGGCGACGGCGGCGCGGTTCCTCGCGGAGGACTGGGTCGTGTACGCGACGGCACGAGATGAAGCGGACGTCGCGGACCTCGCCGACGCCGGCTGTCGGACGGCGGAACTGGACGTGACTGACGGCGAGCAAGTCGAGGCGGTCGTCGATCGCGTGATCGACGAGCAAGGGCAGGTGGATTGCGTCGTGAACAACGCGGGGTTCGCGCAGTTCGGGCCGCTCGAGGACGTGACGACCGAGTCCGTCGAGCGCCAGTTCGACGTGAACGCGTTCGGGCCGCATCGGCTCGCTCGCGCCGTCCTCCCGCACATGCGCGAGGCCTGCGACGGGACGATCGTGAACGTGTCGAGCGTCGTCGGCGAGCTCTCGCTCCCGGGATCGGGAGCGTACGCGGGGTCGAAGGCCGCGGTGGAGTCGATGAGCGACGCGCTCCGTGCGGAGGTCGAGGAGTTCGGCGTGGACGTCGTCGTGGTCGCGCCGGGGCCGGTCGACTCGGAGTTCTACGATCGCGCGGACGACGAGCTGGCGTCGACGGCGCAGCGATCGGGCGCGTACGAGGACATCTACGAGCTCTACGACGACGCGGCGTCGATGGGCGGCTTCGGGCCGGCGTCGATCGGTCCGACCGTGGTCGCGGACGCGATCGTGAACGCGGCGAGTGCGACGGACCCGGCGCCGCGGTACCCGGTCGGTCCGGTCGCGAAGTACGCGGGGCTGGCGCAGTTCGTCCCCAAGCGCGTGCGCGATCGGTTGTTCTCGCTGGCGCGTCGACTGTTCGCCTGA
- the nreA gene encoding DNA repair protein NreA, which yields MRLDEYIDGLEPESEEAKRRRLAEEKSYEITEYLEDFERAFEESVQGGDLFGSTSPSVFVGRSGYPDVSTGLLSPVAGDVDPESLVTDASWYGAVGIDDVVQRRSSLLNSNRRADVRDAGSLSDSESVHDAWSGFLGTQREVAIAGDPVDVEIGLDGTPELDLSGGEISAPRGPRAKANRAELAENPYVPRPVKKTLEDDDWQAQGAMTYLYRRGFDVYEINNILSAGALGRGEDRRLVPTRWSITAVDDTVGQYLRGQLRGTQGIDRVEVHENEFMGNRYWVVLAPGTWEFELVEMKAPGSIWNQGAGEVWMGSAREGFEGRTGYVEETAGAYYASRLGVLEHLVERGRQAKCLVLREVSDDYWAPVGVWQVRESVRNAFDDEPGEAEDFATAVDAIETHLPVSMNRLRRKSSMVSGLQSSLADWT from the coding sequence GCTCGACGAGTACATCGACGGGCTGGAGCCCGAGAGCGAGGAGGCGAAGCGTCGTCGGCTCGCGGAGGAGAAGTCCTACGAGATCACGGAGTACCTGGAGGACTTCGAGCGGGCGTTCGAGGAGAGCGTGCAGGGCGGGGATCTGTTCGGGTCGACGTCGCCGTCGGTGTTCGTTGGGCGGTCGGGGTATCCGGACGTGTCGACGGGGCTCCTCTCGCCGGTGGCGGGGGACGTCGACCCGGAGAGCCTGGTGACGGACGCGTCGTGGTACGGGGCGGTCGGGATCGACGACGTGGTGCAGCGCCGGAGTTCGCTCCTGAACTCGAATCGGCGCGCGGACGTTCGCGACGCGGGGTCGCTGTCGGATTCGGAGAGCGTCCACGATGCCTGGAGTGGGTTCCTCGGGACGCAGCGCGAGGTCGCGATCGCGGGCGATCCCGTGGACGTCGAGATCGGGCTGGACGGCACGCCGGAGCTGGATCTCTCCGGTGGCGAGATCTCCGCGCCGCGGGGGCCGAGGGCGAAGGCGAATCGCGCGGAGCTCGCGGAGAACCCGTACGTTCCCAGGCCAGTGAAGAAGACGCTGGAGGACGACGACTGGCAGGCTCAGGGTGCGATGACGTACCTCTATCGGCGGGGGTTCGACGTGTACGAGATCAACAACATCCTGTCGGCGGGTGCGCTCGGGCGCGGCGAGGACCGCCGGCTGGTGCCGACGCGCTGGTCGATCACGGCGGTCGACGACACCGTCGGGCAGTACCTCCGCGGGCAGCTTCGCGGGACGCAGGGCATCGACCGGGTGGAGGTGCACGAGAACGAGTTCATGGGGAACCGCTACTGGGTGGTGCTCGCGCCCGGCACGTGGGAGTTCGAGCTCGTGGAGATGAAGGCCCCCGGCAGCATCTGGAACCAGGGGGCGGGCGAGGTCTGGATGGGGTCGGCGCGCGAGGGGTTCGAGGGCCGCACTGGGTACGTCGAGGAGACCGCCGGCGCGTACTACGCGAGCCGGCTCGGCGTCCTCGAGCACCTCGTCGAGCGCGGCCGGCAGGCGAAGTGCCTCGTGCTCCGCGAGGTCAGCGACGACTACTGGGCGCCCGTCGGCGTCTGGCAGGTCCGGGAGTCGGTGCGGAACGCGTTCGACGACGAACCCGGGGAGGCGGAGGACTTCGCGACCGCGGTCGACGCCATCGAGACGCACCTCCCGGTGTCGATGAACCGACTCCGACGGAAGTCCAGCATGGTGTCGGGCCTCCAGTCGTCGCTCGCCGACTGGACGTGA
- a CDS encoding DUF302 domain-containing protein, with product MTLPIDPTKIADSDVGTKRAVLEMEHDAAVEHVREAFVDAGFGVPVEFSPSDLLNEKVDADRDPYYVLGACNPAVADEALDVTKQIGGLFPCNVVVWQDEPGVQFVYHVSIMRIARLVGIAPDDADWQAIVDETGEYVAAAMANLDGEILDVE from the coding sequence ATGACACTCCCCATCGACCCCACGAAGATCGCGGACTCGGACGTCGGCACGAAGCGCGCCGTCCTCGAGATGGAGCACGACGCGGCCGTCGAACACGTGCGCGAGGCGTTCGTCGACGCCGGATTCGGCGTCCCCGTCGAGTTCTCGCCGAGCGACCTCCTGAACGAGAAGGTGGACGCGGACCGCGACCCGTACTACGTCCTCGGCGCGTGCAACCCCGCGGTCGCGGACGAAGCCCTGGACGTGACGAAGCAGATCGGCGGCCTCTTCCCGTGTAACGTCGTCGTCTGGCAGGACGAACCCGGCGTCCAGTTCGTCTATCACGTCTCCATCATGCGGATCGCGCGCCTCGTCGGCATCGCGCCCGACGACGCGGACTGGCAGGCGATCGTCGACGAGACCGGCGAGTACGTCGCGGCGGCGATGGCGAACCTCGACGGCGAGATCCTGGACGTCGAATAG
- a CDS encoding Mut7-C RNAse domain-containing protein, which produces MRLLLDAMCGGLRAYLRLCGHDTAFVLDHGVEADDETAALANEENRTVVTRDRDLAAATDGILLHERDPRAQLRELAAASVDLTPTDDPERCGRCNGRLDRVPETGSTREYAPDPAETPVWRCRDCEQCFWKGSLYDRMVETLARIRDSAA; this is translated from the coding sequence ATGCGCTTGCTCCTCGACGCAATGTGCGGCGGGCTCCGCGCGTACCTACGCCTCTGCGGGCACGACACCGCGTTCGTCCTCGACCACGGCGTCGAGGCCGACGACGAGACCGCCGCGCTCGCGAACGAGGAGAATCGGACGGTCGTGACGCGCGACCGCGACCTCGCCGCCGCGACCGACGGTATCCTCCTCCACGAGCGCGACCCTCGCGCGCAACTCCGCGAACTCGCGGCCGCCAGCGTCGACCTGACGCCGACCGACGACCCCGAGCGCTGCGGGCGCTGCAACGGCCGTCTGGATCGCGTCCCGGAGACCGGATCCACTCGCGAGTACGCGCCCGACCCCGCCGAGACGCCGGTATGGCGGTGTCGCGACTGCGAGCAGTGCTTCTGGAAGGGCAGTCTCTACGACAGGATGGTCGAAACGCTCGCGAGGATCAGAGACTCGGCTGCGTGA
- a CDS encoding DUF5789 family protein has protein sequence MADDEEAEEEPAVELGTGASVEGAPIARVASRLKYPQQRSRILELEGDSEVRTPDGPQSLESLLEDVDTTYFDTRQTFVEAVRNAAGHGPVATADE, from the coding sequence ATGGCAGACGACGAGGAAGCGGAGGAAGAACCCGCCGTCGAACTCGGCACGGGAGCGTCCGTCGAGGGTGCGCCGATAGCGCGCGTCGCCTCGCGACTCAAGTACCCCCAGCAGCGAAGTCGCATCCTCGAACTCGAGGGCGACAGCGAGGTGCGGACGCCGGACGGTCCGCAGTCGCTCGAATCGCTCCTCGAGGACGTGGACACGACGTACTTCGACACGCGGCAGACGTTCGTCGAAGCCGTCCGGAACGCGGCCGGGCACGGCCCGGTCGCGACCGCCGACGAGTAA
- a CDS encoding DUF4147 domain-containing protein, protein MFEVVGSDSESLPAVVESAVACLSAGVRRADPARATRDAVAVDDGAVDDEESDDATLVVDGERYSLAGVERVLVLGGGKGSDRVAAALVDALDGRVEGGVVAVDEPTEGVDAGPVSVRVGDHPLPSERGVAAASAVRERAVAADASTLVLAVVSGGASALLPAPVDGVDLDALRSVTRDLLDAGASIGEVNAVRKHVSTLKGGRLAVAASPARVVTVAVSDVVGDDPATIGSGPTAPDGSTYADALDVLSRYDVAAPAVRAHLAAGERGDHTETPGPDDAAFDDAGYHVVASARTAVAGVRAAAEDRGLASRVLSTTVDGEASPAGRVHAAIAREVAATDEPVTAPGVVLSAGETTVTVTGDGTGGPNQAFVLGAAIALAEGPSLPDGVEVAVAAVDTDGRDGSSEAAGAVLAGDALADADALAGARRALADDDATGFFERVSDDQRVDGGLLHSDATGTNVNDLRVIVVAPT, encoded by the coding sequence GTGTTCGAGGTCGTCGGTTCGGACTCGGAGTCGCTCCCGGCGGTCGTCGAGTCGGCGGTAGCGTGCCTGTCGGCTGGCGTCCGGCGAGCCGACCCGGCGCGGGCGACGCGGGACGCCGTCGCGGTCGACGACGGTGCGGTCGACGACGAGGAGTCCGACGACGCGACGCTCGTGGTCGATGGCGAACGGTACTCGCTGGCGGGCGTCGAGCGCGTGCTGGTCCTCGGCGGCGGGAAGGGCAGCGACCGGGTGGCGGCGGCGCTCGTGGACGCGCTCGACGGGCGCGTCGAGGGCGGCGTGGTGGCCGTCGACGAACCCACCGAGGGCGTGGACGCGGGGCCGGTGTCGGTGCGGGTCGGCGACCATCCGTTGCCGAGCGAGCGCGGGGTGGCGGCGGCGTCGGCGGTCCGGGAGCGGGCGGTGGCGGCGGACGCGTCGACGCTCGTGCTCGCGGTGGTTTCTGGCGGGGCGAGCGCGCTCCTGCCCGCGCCCGTGGACGGCGTCGACCTGGACGCGCTCCGGTCGGTAACGCGCGACCTGCTGGACGCGGGGGCGAGCATCGGGGAGGTGAACGCGGTCCGCAAGCACGTCTCGACGCTGAAGGGCGGTCGGCTGGCGGTCGCGGCGTCGCCGGCGCGCGTGGTGACGGTCGCGGTGTCGGACGTGGTCGGCGACGACCCGGCGACCATCGGGAGCGGGCCGACGGCACCGGACGGGTCGACGTACGCGGACGCACTCGACGTGCTCTCGCGGTACGACGTCGCCGCGCCGGCGGTTCGCGCGCACCTCGCGGCGGGCGAGCGCGGCGACCACACTGAGACGCCGGGGCCGGACGACGCAGCGTTCGACGACGCGGGCTATCACGTCGTCGCGTCCGCGCGGACGGCGGTGGCGGGCGTCAGGGCGGCCGCCGAGGACCGGGGTCTGGCGTCGCGCGTGCTCTCGACGACGGTCGACGGCGAGGCGTCGCCGGCGGGTCGCGTGCACGCCGCGATCGCGCGCGAGGTCGCGGCCACCGACGAGCCGGTGACGGCTCCCGGAGTAGTCCTCTCAGCTGGCGAGACGACGGTGACGGTCACGGGCGACGGCACGGGCGGCCCGAACCAGGCGTTCGTGCTCGGCGCGGCGATCGCGCTCGCGGAGGGACCGTCGCTACCCGACGGCGTCGAGGTCGCGGTCGCGGCGGTCGACACCGACGGCCGAGACGGCTCGTCCGAGGCCGCTGGCGCAGTGCTCGCCGGCGACGCGCTCGCGGACGCGGACGCGCTCGCCGGAGCGCGGCGCGCGCTCGCCGACGACGACGCCACCGGGTTCTTCGAGCGCGTCTCCGACGACCAGCGCGTGGACGGCGGACTGCTCCACTCGGATGCGACCGGGACGAACGTCAACGACCTCCGCGTCATCGTCGTCGCGCCGACCTGA
- the mvaD gene encoding phosphomevalonate decarboxylase MvaD translates to MKATAMAHPIQGLVKYHGMRDDIERLPYHDSISVCTAPSHTKTTVEFSMDYDEDTYIVDGEELDGSAFDRVERVVEKARSMSDAAHTVYPVRLESENSFPSNVGLGSSSSGFAAAARALADAAELDATIEDISTIARVGSASAARAVTGGFSYLSAGMNDQDCRSHRIPTDLESELKTVVALVPAYKETDDAHAEAERSHMFGDRMAHVHEQLQDCKDALHENDLERVGHIAEHDSLSLAATTMTGPEGWVYWKPATLSVFDKVRNLRENGYEDDDDVDSVPVWFSTDTGASVYVNTTADHVERVKEAVAETGVKTTIWEVGGPAKLLDDDEGLF, encoded by the coding sequence ATGAAAGCAACCGCGATGGCGCACCCGATCCAGGGCCTCGTCAAGTACCACGGGATGCGCGACGACATCGAACGACTCCCCTACCACGACTCCATCAGCGTCTGCACGGCGCCGAGTCACACGAAGACCACCGTCGAGTTCTCCATGGACTACGACGAGGACACCTATATCGTCGACGGCGAGGAACTAGATGGCTCGGCGTTCGACCGCGTGGAACGCGTCGTCGAGAAGGCGCGGTCGATGAGCGACGCCGCCCACACCGTCTACCCCGTCAGACTTGAGAGCGAGAACTCGTTCCCGTCGAACGTCGGCCTCGGATCCTCCTCGTCTGGCTTCGCCGCCGCCGCTCGCGCACTCGCCGACGCCGCCGAACTCGACGCGACCATCGAGGACATCTCCACGATCGCTCGCGTCGGCTCCGCGAGCGCGGCACGCGCCGTCACCGGCGGATTCTCCTACCTGAGCGCCGGGATGAACGACCAGGACTGTCGGAGTCACCGCATCCCGACCGACCTCGAGAGCGAACTCAAGACCGTCGTCGCGCTCGTTCCCGCGTACAAGGAGACCGACGACGCGCACGCGGAGGCCGAACGCAGCCACATGTTCGGCGACCGGATGGCGCACGTCCACGAGCAACTCCAGGACTGCAAGGACGCCCTCCACGAGAACGACCTCGAGCGCGTCGGGCACATCGCCGAACACGACTCGCTGAGTCTCGCCGCGACGACGATGACCGGCCCCGAGGGCTGGGTGTACTGGAAGCCCGCGACGCTCTCCGTGTTCGACAAAGTCCGGAACCTCCGCGAGAACGGGTACGAGGACGACGACGACGTCGACTCGGTCCCGGTCTGGTTCTCGACTGACACCGGCGCATCGGTGTACGTCAACACGACCGCCGACCACGTCGAACGCGTCAAAGAAGCCGTCGCGGAGACCGGCGTCAAGACCACGATCTGGGAGGTCGGCGGCCCCGCGAAACTCCTCGACGACGACGAAGGGCTCTTCTAA